In Choloepus didactylus isolate mChoDid1 chromosome 18, mChoDid1.pri, whole genome shotgun sequence, a single genomic region encodes these proteins:
- the GPS1 gene encoding COP9 signalosome complex subunit 1 isoform X5, producing MPLPVQVFNLQGAVEPMQIDVDPQEDPQNAPDVNYVVENPTLDLEQYAASYSGLMRIERLQFIAEHCPPLRVEALKMALSFVQRTFNVDMYEEIHRKLSEATRELQSAPDGIPESAVEPPPLDTAWVEATRKKALLKLEKLDTDLKNYKGNSIKESIRRGHDDLGDHYLDCGDLSNALKCYSRARDYCTSAKHVINMCLNVIKVSVYLQNWSHVLSYVSKAESTPEIAEQRGERDGQTQAILTKLKCAAGLAELAARKYKQAAKCFLLASFDHCDFPELLSPSNVAVYGGLCALATFDRQELQRNVISSSSFKLFLELEPQVRDIIFKFYESKYASCLKMLDEMKDNLLLDMYLAPHVRTLYTQIRNRALIQYFSPYVSADMRKMATAFNTTVAALEDELTQLILEGLINARIDSHSKTLYARDVDQRSTTFEKSLLMGKEFQRRAKATILRAAVLRNQVHVKSPPREGSQGELTPANSQSRMSTNM from the exons ATGCCGCTGCCGGTTCAGGTGTTCAACCTGCAG GGGGCAGTGGAGCCCATGCAGATCGACGTGGACCCCCAGGAGGACCCGCAGAACGCACCTGATGTCAACTACGTGGTGGAGAACCCCACCCTG gacCTGGAGCAGTACGCGGCCAGCTACAGCGGCCTGATGCGCATTGAGCGGCTGCAGTTCATCGCCGAGCACTGCCCCCCGCTGCGGGTGGAGGCCCTGAAGATGGCCCTGTCCTTCGTGCAGAGGACTTTCAATGTGGACATGTACGAGGAGATCCACCGGAAGCTCTCAGAGGCCACCAG AGAGCTGCAGAGCGCCCCCGATGGCATCCCCGAGAGCGCTGTGGAGCCCCCGCCCCTGGACACGGCCTGGGTGGAGGCCACACGCAAGAAGGCGCTGCTGAAGCTGGAGAAGCTGGACACGGACCTGAAAAACTACAAGGGCAACTCCATCAAAGAGAGCATCAG GCGCGGCCACGACGACCTGGGCGACCACTACCTCGACTGTGGGGACCTCAGCAATGCCCTCAAGTGCTACTCCCGGGCCCGCGACTACTGCACCAGCGCCAAGCACGTCATCAACATGTGCCTCAACGTCATCAAG GTCAGCGTCTACCTGCAAAACTGGTCTCACGTGCTGAGCTATGTCAGTAAGGCCGAGTCCACCCCAGAGATCGCCGAG CAGCGTGGGGAGCGGGACGGCCAGACCCAGGCCATCCTCACCAAACTCAAGTGTGCCGCAG GCCTGGCCGAGCTGGCTGCGCGCAAGTACAAGCAGGCCGCCAAGTGCTTCCTGTTGGCCTCCTTCGACCACTGTGACTTCCCCGAG CTTCTCTCCCCCAGCAACGTGGCCGTCTACGGGGGCCTGTGTGCCTTGGCCACCTTTGACCGGCAGGAGCTGCAGCGCAACGTCATCTCCAGCAG CTCCTTCAAGTTGTTCCTGGAGCTGGAACCTCAGGTCCGGGACATCATCTTCAAGTTCTACGAGTCCAAGTACGCCTCATGCCTGAAAATGCTAGACGAGATGAAG GACAACCTGCTCCTGGACATGTACCTGGCCCCCCATGTCAGGACCCTCTATACCCAGATTCGCAACCGGGCCCTCATCCAG TACTTCAGCCCCTACGTGTCTGCTGACATGCGCAAGATGGCCACGGCCTTCAACACCACCGTGGCCGCCCTGGAGGACGAGCTGACACAGCTGATCCTGGAGGGGCTCATCAACGCCCGCATCGACTCCCACAGCAAGACACTGTACGCCCGCGACGTGGACCAGCGCAGCACCACCTTCGAGAAGTCCCTCCTCATGGGCAAGGAGTTCCAGCGGCGCGCTAAGGCCACGATCCTGCGGGCAGCCGTGCTGCGCAACCAGGTGCACGTCAAG TCGCCGCCCCGAGAAGGCAGCCAAGGGGAGCTCACACCGGCTAACAGCCAGTCCCGGATGAGCACAAACATGTGA
- the GPS1 gene encoding COP9 signalosome complex subunit 1 isoform X1, with product MPLPVQVFNLQQPASSVSGSGGAESQDRMRDSSAPSSASSSVTDLYCTPRSSRSDLLLPGTAGDFSLSASLSACTLLYEGAVEPMQIDVDPQEDPQNAPDVNYVVENPTLDLEQYAASYSGLMRIERLQFIAEHCPPLRVEALKMALSFVQRTFNVDMYEEIHRKLSEATRELQSAPDGIPESAVEPPPLDTAWVEATRKKALLKLEKLDTDLKNYKGNSIKESIRRGHDDLGDHYLDCGDLSNALKCYSRARDYCTSAKHVINMCLNVIKVSVYLQNWSHVLSYVSKAESTPEIAEQRGERDGQTQAILTKLKCAAGLAELAARKYKQAAKCFLLASFDHCDFPELLSPSNVAVYGGLCALATFDRQELQRNVISSSSFKLFLELEPQVRDIIFKFYESKYASCLKMLDEMKDNLLLDMYLAPHVRTLYTQIRNRALIQYFSPYVSADMRKMATAFNTTVAALEDELTQLILEGLINARIDSHSKTLYARDVDQRSTTFEKSLLMGKEFQRRAKATILRAAVLRNQVHVKSPPREGSQGELTPANSQSRMSTNM from the exons ATGCCGCTGCCGGTTCAGGTGTTCAACCTGCAG CAGCCAGCCAGCTCTGTGTCAGGGTCGGGGGGTGCAGAGAGTCAGGACAGGATGAGGGATAGCTCGGCCCCCAGCTCGGCCTCCTCGTCAGTGACAGATCTGTACTGCACCCCTCGCAGCAGCAGGTCAGACCTGCTCCTGCCCGGCACGGCCGGCGACTTCAGCCTGAGCGCCAGTCTCTCGGCCTGTACGCTGCTCTACGAG GGGGCAGTGGAGCCCATGCAGATCGACGTGGACCCCCAGGAGGACCCGCAGAACGCACCTGATGTCAACTACGTGGTGGAGAACCCCACCCTG gacCTGGAGCAGTACGCGGCCAGCTACAGCGGCCTGATGCGCATTGAGCGGCTGCAGTTCATCGCCGAGCACTGCCCCCCGCTGCGGGTGGAGGCCCTGAAGATGGCCCTGTCCTTCGTGCAGAGGACTTTCAATGTGGACATGTACGAGGAGATCCACCGGAAGCTCTCAGAGGCCACCAG AGAGCTGCAGAGCGCCCCCGATGGCATCCCCGAGAGCGCTGTGGAGCCCCCGCCCCTGGACACGGCCTGGGTGGAGGCCACACGCAAGAAGGCGCTGCTGAAGCTGGAGAAGCTGGACACGGACCTGAAAAACTACAAGGGCAACTCCATCAAAGAGAGCATCAG GCGCGGCCACGACGACCTGGGCGACCACTACCTCGACTGTGGGGACCTCAGCAATGCCCTCAAGTGCTACTCCCGGGCCCGCGACTACTGCACCAGCGCCAAGCACGTCATCAACATGTGCCTCAACGTCATCAAG GTCAGCGTCTACCTGCAAAACTGGTCTCACGTGCTGAGCTATGTCAGTAAGGCCGAGTCCACCCCAGAGATCGCCGAG CAGCGTGGGGAGCGGGACGGCCAGACCCAGGCCATCCTCACCAAACTCAAGTGTGCCGCAG GCCTGGCCGAGCTGGCTGCGCGCAAGTACAAGCAGGCCGCCAAGTGCTTCCTGTTGGCCTCCTTCGACCACTGTGACTTCCCCGAG CTTCTCTCCCCCAGCAACGTGGCCGTCTACGGGGGCCTGTGTGCCTTGGCCACCTTTGACCGGCAGGAGCTGCAGCGCAACGTCATCTCCAGCAG CTCCTTCAAGTTGTTCCTGGAGCTGGAACCTCAGGTCCGGGACATCATCTTCAAGTTCTACGAGTCCAAGTACGCCTCATGCCTGAAAATGCTAGACGAGATGAAG GACAACCTGCTCCTGGACATGTACCTGGCCCCCCATGTCAGGACCCTCTATACCCAGATTCGCAACCGGGCCCTCATCCAG TACTTCAGCCCCTACGTGTCTGCTGACATGCGCAAGATGGCCACGGCCTTCAACACCACCGTGGCCGCCCTGGAGGACGAGCTGACACAGCTGATCCTGGAGGGGCTCATCAACGCCCGCATCGACTCCCACAGCAAGACACTGTACGCCCGCGACGTGGACCAGCGCAGCACCACCTTCGAGAAGTCCCTCCTCATGGGCAAGGAGTTCCAGCGGCGCGCTAAGGCCACGATCCTGCGGGCAGCCGTGCTGCGCAACCAGGTGCACGTCAAG TCGCCGCCCCGAGAAGGCAGCCAAGGGGAGCTCACACCGGCTAACAGCCAGTCCCGGATGAGCACAAACATGTGA
- the GPS1 gene encoding COP9 signalosome complex subunit 1 isoform X6 — translation MPLPVQVFNLQGAVEPMQIDVDPQEDPQNAPDVNYVVENPTLDLEQYAASYSGLMRIERLQFIAEHCPPLRVEALKMALSFVQRTFNVDMYEEIHRKLSEATRELQSAPDGIPESAVEPPPLDTAWVEATRKKALLKLEKLDTDLKNYKGNSIKESIRRGHDDLGDHYLDCGDLSNALKCYSRARDYCTSAKHVINMCLNVIKVSVYLQNWSHVLSYVSKAESTPEIAERGERDGQTQAILTKLKCAAGLAELAARKYKQAAKCFLLASFDHCDFPELLSPSNVAVYGGLCALATFDRQELQRNVISSSSFKLFLELEPQVRDIIFKFYESKYASCLKMLDEMKDNLLLDMYLAPHVRTLYTQIRNRALIQYFSPYVSADMRKMATAFNTTVAALEDELTQLILEGLINARIDSHSKTLYARDVDQRSTTFEKSLLMGKEFQRRAKATILRAAVLRNQVHVKSPPREGSQGELTPANSQSRMSTNM, via the exons ATGCCGCTGCCGGTTCAGGTGTTCAACCTGCAG GGGGCAGTGGAGCCCATGCAGATCGACGTGGACCCCCAGGAGGACCCGCAGAACGCACCTGATGTCAACTACGTGGTGGAGAACCCCACCCTG gacCTGGAGCAGTACGCGGCCAGCTACAGCGGCCTGATGCGCATTGAGCGGCTGCAGTTCATCGCCGAGCACTGCCCCCCGCTGCGGGTGGAGGCCCTGAAGATGGCCCTGTCCTTCGTGCAGAGGACTTTCAATGTGGACATGTACGAGGAGATCCACCGGAAGCTCTCAGAGGCCACCAG AGAGCTGCAGAGCGCCCCCGATGGCATCCCCGAGAGCGCTGTGGAGCCCCCGCCCCTGGACACGGCCTGGGTGGAGGCCACACGCAAGAAGGCGCTGCTGAAGCTGGAGAAGCTGGACACGGACCTGAAAAACTACAAGGGCAACTCCATCAAAGAGAGCATCAG GCGCGGCCACGACGACCTGGGCGACCACTACCTCGACTGTGGGGACCTCAGCAATGCCCTCAAGTGCTACTCCCGGGCCCGCGACTACTGCACCAGCGCCAAGCACGTCATCAACATGTGCCTCAACGTCATCAAG GTCAGCGTCTACCTGCAAAACTGGTCTCACGTGCTGAGCTATGTCAGTAAGGCCGAGTCCACCCCAGAGATCGCCGAG CGTGGGGAGCGGGACGGCCAGACCCAGGCCATCCTCACCAAACTCAAGTGTGCCGCAG GCCTGGCCGAGCTGGCTGCGCGCAAGTACAAGCAGGCCGCCAAGTGCTTCCTGTTGGCCTCCTTCGACCACTGTGACTTCCCCGAG CTTCTCTCCCCCAGCAACGTGGCCGTCTACGGGGGCCTGTGTGCCTTGGCCACCTTTGACCGGCAGGAGCTGCAGCGCAACGTCATCTCCAGCAG CTCCTTCAAGTTGTTCCTGGAGCTGGAACCTCAGGTCCGGGACATCATCTTCAAGTTCTACGAGTCCAAGTACGCCTCATGCCTGAAAATGCTAGACGAGATGAAG GACAACCTGCTCCTGGACATGTACCTGGCCCCCCATGTCAGGACCCTCTATACCCAGATTCGCAACCGGGCCCTCATCCAG TACTTCAGCCCCTACGTGTCTGCTGACATGCGCAAGATGGCCACGGCCTTCAACACCACCGTGGCCGCCCTGGAGGACGAGCTGACACAGCTGATCCTGGAGGGGCTCATCAACGCCCGCATCGACTCCCACAGCAAGACACTGTACGCCCGCGACGTGGACCAGCGCAGCACCACCTTCGAGAAGTCCCTCCTCATGGGCAAGGAGTTCCAGCGGCGCGCTAAGGCCACGATCCTGCGGGCAGCCGTGCTGCGCAACCAGGTGCACGTCAAG TCGCCGCCCCGAGAAGGCAGCCAAGGGGAGCTCACACCGGCTAACAGCCAGTCCCGGATGAGCACAAACATGTGA
- the GPS1 gene encoding COP9 signalosome complex subunit 1 isoform X3: MPLPVQVFNLQQPASSVSGSGGAESQDRMRDSSAPSSASSSVTDLYCTPRSSRSDLLLPGTAGDFSLSASLSACTLLYEGAVEPMQIDVDPQEDPQNAPDVNYVVENPTLDLEQYAASYSGLMRIERLQFIAEHCPPLRVEALKMALSFVQRTFNVDMYEEIHRKLSEATRELQSAPDGIPESAVEPPPLDTAWVEATRKKALLKLEKLDTDLKNYKGNSIKESIRRGHDDLGDHYLDCGDLSNALKCYSRARDYCTSAKHVINMCLNVIKVSVYLQNWSHVLSYVSKAESTPEIAERGERDGQTQAILTKLKCAAGLAELAARKYKQAAKCFLLASFDHCDFPELLSPSNVAVYGGLCALATFDRQELQRNVISSSSFKLFLELEPQVRDIIFKFYESKYASCLKMLDEMKDNLLLDMYLAPHVRTLYTQIRNRALIQYFSPYVSADMRKMATAFNTTVAALEDELTQLILEGLINARIDSHSKTLYARDVDQRSTTFEKSLLMGKEFQRRAKATILRAAVLRNQVHVKSPPREGSQGELTPANSQSRMSTNM, translated from the exons ATGCCGCTGCCGGTTCAGGTGTTCAACCTGCAG CAGCCAGCCAGCTCTGTGTCAGGGTCGGGGGGTGCAGAGAGTCAGGACAGGATGAGGGATAGCTCGGCCCCCAGCTCGGCCTCCTCGTCAGTGACAGATCTGTACTGCACCCCTCGCAGCAGCAGGTCAGACCTGCTCCTGCCCGGCACGGCCGGCGACTTCAGCCTGAGCGCCAGTCTCTCGGCCTGTACGCTGCTCTACGAG GGGGCAGTGGAGCCCATGCAGATCGACGTGGACCCCCAGGAGGACCCGCAGAACGCACCTGATGTCAACTACGTGGTGGAGAACCCCACCCTG gacCTGGAGCAGTACGCGGCCAGCTACAGCGGCCTGATGCGCATTGAGCGGCTGCAGTTCATCGCCGAGCACTGCCCCCCGCTGCGGGTGGAGGCCCTGAAGATGGCCCTGTCCTTCGTGCAGAGGACTTTCAATGTGGACATGTACGAGGAGATCCACCGGAAGCTCTCAGAGGCCACCAG AGAGCTGCAGAGCGCCCCCGATGGCATCCCCGAGAGCGCTGTGGAGCCCCCGCCCCTGGACACGGCCTGGGTGGAGGCCACACGCAAGAAGGCGCTGCTGAAGCTGGAGAAGCTGGACACGGACCTGAAAAACTACAAGGGCAACTCCATCAAAGAGAGCATCAG GCGCGGCCACGACGACCTGGGCGACCACTACCTCGACTGTGGGGACCTCAGCAATGCCCTCAAGTGCTACTCCCGGGCCCGCGACTACTGCACCAGCGCCAAGCACGTCATCAACATGTGCCTCAACGTCATCAAG GTCAGCGTCTACCTGCAAAACTGGTCTCACGTGCTGAGCTATGTCAGTAAGGCCGAGTCCACCCCAGAGATCGCCGAG CGTGGGGAGCGGGACGGCCAGACCCAGGCCATCCTCACCAAACTCAAGTGTGCCGCAG GCCTGGCCGAGCTGGCTGCGCGCAAGTACAAGCAGGCCGCCAAGTGCTTCCTGTTGGCCTCCTTCGACCACTGTGACTTCCCCGAG CTTCTCTCCCCCAGCAACGTGGCCGTCTACGGGGGCCTGTGTGCCTTGGCCACCTTTGACCGGCAGGAGCTGCAGCGCAACGTCATCTCCAGCAG CTCCTTCAAGTTGTTCCTGGAGCTGGAACCTCAGGTCCGGGACATCATCTTCAAGTTCTACGAGTCCAAGTACGCCTCATGCCTGAAAATGCTAGACGAGATGAAG GACAACCTGCTCCTGGACATGTACCTGGCCCCCCATGTCAGGACCCTCTATACCCAGATTCGCAACCGGGCCCTCATCCAG TACTTCAGCCCCTACGTGTCTGCTGACATGCGCAAGATGGCCACGGCCTTCAACACCACCGTGGCCGCCCTGGAGGACGAGCTGACACAGCTGATCCTGGAGGGGCTCATCAACGCCCGCATCGACTCCCACAGCAAGACACTGTACGCCCGCGACGTGGACCAGCGCAGCACCACCTTCGAGAAGTCCCTCCTCATGGGCAAGGAGTTCCAGCGGCGCGCTAAGGCCACGATCCTGCGGGCAGCCGTGCTGCGCAACCAGGTGCACGTCAAG TCGCCGCCCCGAGAAGGCAGCCAAGGGGAGCTCACACCGGCTAACAGCCAGTCCCGGATGAGCACAAACATGTGA
- the GPS1 gene encoding COP9 signalosome complex subunit 1 isoform X4, translating to MPLPVQVFNLQQPASSVSGSGGAESQDRMRDSSAPSSASSSVTDLYCTPRSSRSDLLLPGTAGDFSLSASLSACTLLYEGAVEPMQIDVDPQEDPQNAPDVNYVVENPTLDLEQYAASYSGLMRIERLQFIAEHCPPLRVEALKMALSFVQRTFNVDMYEEIHRKLSEATRELQSAPDGIPESAVEPPPLDTAWVEATRKKALLKLEKLDTDLKNYKGNSIKESIRRGHDDLGDHYLDCGDLSNALKCYSRARDYCTSAKHVINMCLNVIKVSVYLQNWSHVLSYVSKAESTPEIAEQRGERDGQTQAILTKLKCAAGLAELAARKYKQAAKCFLLASFDHCDFPELLSPSNVAVYGGLCALATFDRQELQRNVISSSSFKLFLELEPQVRDIIFKFYESKYASCLKMLDEMKDNLLLDMYLAPHVRTLYTQIRNRALIQYFSPYVSADMRKMATAFNTTVAALEDELTQLILEGLINARIDSHSKTLYARDVDQRSTTFEKSLLMGKEFQRRAKATILRAAVLRNQSPPREGSQGELTPANSQSRMSTNM from the exons ATGCCGCTGCCGGTTCAGGTGTTCAACCTGCAG CAGCCAGCCAGCTCTGTGTCAGGGTCGGGGGGTGCAGAGAGTCAGGACAGGATGAGGGATAGCTCGGCCCCCAGCTCGGCCTCCTCGTCAGTGACAGATCTGTACTGCACCCCTCGCAGCAGCAGGTCAGACCTGCTCCTGCCCGGCACGGCCGGCGACTTCAGCCTGAGCGCCAGTCTCTCGGCCTGTACGCTGCTCTACGAG GGGGCAGTGGAGCCCATGCAGATCGACGTGGACCCCCAGGAGGACCCGCAGAACGCACCTGATGTCAACTACGTGGTGGAGAACCCCACCCTG gacCTGGAGCAGTACGCGGCCAGCTACAGCGGCCTGATGCGCATTGAGCGGCTGCAGTTCATCGCCGAGCACTGCCCCCCGCTGCGGGTGGAGGCCCTGAAGATGGCCCTGTCCTTCGTGCAGAGGACTTTCAATGTGGACATGTACGAGGAGATCCACCGGAAGCTCTCAGAGGCCACCAG AGAGCTGCAGAGCGCCCCCGATGGCATCCCCGAGAGCGCTGTGGAGCCCCCGCCCCTGGACACGGCCTGGGTGGAGGCCACACGCAAGAAGGCGCTGCTGAAGCTGGAGAAGCTGGACACGGACCTGAAAAACTACAAGGGCAACTCCATCAAAGAGAGCATCAG GCGCGGCCACGACGACCTGGGCGACCACTACCTCGACTGTGGGGACCTCAGCAATGCCCTCAAGTGCTACTCCCGGGCCCGCGACTACTGCACCAGCGCCAAGCACGTCATCAACATGTGCCTCAACGTCATCAAG GTCAGCGTCTACCTGCAAAACTGGTCTCACGTGCTGAGCTATGTCAGTAAGGCCGAGTCCACCCCAGAGATCGCCGAG CAGCGTGGGGAGCGGGACGGCCAGACCCAGGCCATCCTCACCAAACTCAAGTGTGCCGCAG GCCTGGCCGAGCTGGCTGCGCGCAAGTACAAGCAGGCCGCCAAGTGCTTCCTGTTGGCCTCCTTCGACCACTGTGACTTCCCCGAG CTTCTCTCCCCCAGCAACGTGGCCGTCTACGGGGGCCTGTGTGCCTTGGCCACCTTTGACCGGCAGGAGCTGCAGCGCAACGTCATCTCCAGCAG CTCCTTCAAGTTGTTCCTGGAGCTGGAACCTCAGGTCCGGGACATCATCTTCAAGTTCTACGAGTCCAAGTACGCCTCATGCCTGAAAATGCTAGACGAGATGAAG GACAACCTGCTCCTGGACATGTACCTGGCCCCCCATGTCAGGACCCTCTATACCCAGATTCGCAACCGGGCCCTCATCCAG TACTTCAGCCCCTACGTGTCTGCTGACATGCGCAAGATGGCCACGGCCTTCAACACCACCGTGGCCGCCCTGGAGGACGAGCTGACACAGCTGATCCTGGAGGGGCTCATCAACGCCCGCATCGACTCCCACAGCAAGACACTGTACGCCCGCGACGTGGACCAGCGCAGCACCACCTTCGAGAAGTCCCTCCTCATGGGCAAGGAGTTCCAGCGGCGCGCTAAGGCCACGATCCTGCGGGCAGCCGTGCTGCGCAACCAG TCGCCGCCCCGAGAAGGCAGCCAAGGGGAGCTCACACCGGCTAACAGCCAGTCCCGGATGAGCACAAACATGTGA
- the GPS1 gene encoding COP9 signalosome complex subunit 1 isoform X2: MPLPVQVFNLQPASSVSGSGGAESQDRMRDSSAPSSASSSVTDLYCTPRSSRSDLLLPGTAGDFSLSASLSACTLLYEGAVEPMQIDVDPQEDPQNAPDVNYVVENPTLDLEQYAASYSGLMRIERLQFIAEHCPPLRVEALKMALSFVQRTFNVDMYEEIHRKLSEATRELQSAPDGIPESAVEPPPLDTAWVEATRKKALLKLEKLDTDLKNYKGNSIKESIRRGHDDLGDHYLDCGDLSNALKCYSRARDYCTSAKHVINMCLNVIKVSVYLQNWSHVLSYVSKAESTPEIAEQRGERDGQTQAILTKLKCAAGLAELAARKYKQAAKCFLLASFDHCDFPELLSPSNVAVYGGLCALATFDRQELQRNVISSSSFKLFLELEPQVRDIIFKFYESKYASCLKMLDEMKDNLLLDMYLAPHVRTLYTQIRNRALIQYFSPYVSADMRKMATAFNTTVAALEDELTQLILEGLINARIDSHSKTLYARDVDQRSTTFEKSLLMGKEFQRRAKATILRAAVLRNQVHVKSPPREGSQGELTPANSQSRMSTNM; encoded by the exons ATGCCGCTGCCGGTTCAGGTGTTCAACCTGCAG CCAGCCAGCTCTGTGTCAGGGTCGGGGGGTGCAGAGAGTCAGGACAGGATGAGGGATAGCTCGGCCCCCAGCTCGGCCTCCTCGTCAGTGACAGATCTGTACTGCACCCCTCGCAGCAGCAGGTCAGACCTGCTCCTGCCCGGCACGGCCGGCGACTTCAGCCTGAGCGCCAGTCTCTCGGCCTGTACGCTGCTCTACGAG GGGGCAGTGGAGCCCATGCAGATCGACGTGGACCCCCAGGAGGACCCGCAGAACGCACCTGATGTCAACTACGTGGTGGAGAACCCCACCCTG gacCTGGAGCAGTACGCGGCCAGCTACAGCGGCCTGATGCGCATTGAGCGGCTGCAGTTCATCGCCGAGCACTGCCCCCCGCTGCGGGTGGAGGCCCTGAAGATGGCCCTGTCCTTCGTGCAGAGGACTTTCAATGTGGACATGTACGAGGAGATCCACCGGAAGCTCTCAGAGGCCACCAG AGAGCTGCAGAGCGCCCCCGATGGCATCCCCGAGAGCGCTGTGGAGCCCCCGCCCCTGGACACGGCCTGGGTGGAGGCCACACGCAAGAAGGCGCTGCTGAAGCTGGAGAAGCTGGACACGGACCTGAAAAACTACAAGGGCAACTCCATCAAAGAGAGCATCAG GCGCGGCCACGACGACCTGGGCGACCACTACCTCGACTGTGGGGACCTCAGCAATGCCCTCAAGTGCTACTCCCGGGCCCGCGACTACTGCACCAGCGCCAAGCACGTCATCAACATGTGCCTCAACGTCATCAAG GTCAGCGTCTACCTGCAAAACTGGTCTCACGTGCTGAGCTATGTCAGTAAGGCCGAGTCCACCCCAGAGATCGCCGAG CAGCGTGGGGAGCGGGACGGCCAGACCCAGGCCATCCTCACCAAACTCAAGTGTGCCGCAG GCCTGGCCGAGCTGGCTGCGCGCAAGTACAAGCAGGCCGCCAAGTGCTTCCTGTTGGCCTCCTTCGACCACTGTGACTTCCCCGAG CTTCTCTCCCCCAGCAACGTGGCCGTCTACGGGGGCCTGTGTGCCTTGGCCACCTTTGACCGGCAGGAGCTGCAGCGCAACGTCATCTCCAGCAG CTCCTTCAAGTTGTTCCTGGAGCTGGAACCTCAGGTCCGGGACATCATCTTCAAGTTCTACGAGTCCAAGTACGCCTCATGCCTGAAAATGCTAGACGAGATGAAG GACAACCTGCTCCTGGACATGTACCTGGCCCCCCATGTCAGGACCCTCTATACCCAGATTCGCAACCGGGCCCTCATCCAG TACTTCAGCCCCTACGTGTCTGCTGACATGCGCAAGATGGCCACGGCCTTCAACACCACCGTGGCCGCCCTGGAGGACGAGCTGACACAGCTGATCCTGGAGGGGCTCATCAACGCCCGCATCGACTCCCACAGCAAGACACTGTACGCCCGCGACGTGGACCAGCGCAGCACCACCTTCGAGAAGTCCCTCCTCATGGGCAAGGAGTTCCAGCGGCGCGCTAAGGCCACGATCCTGCGGGCAGCCGTGCTGCGCAACCAGGTGCACGTCAAG TCGCCGCCCCGAGAAGGCAGCCAAGGGGAGCTCACACCGGCTAACAGCCAGTCCCGGATGAGCACAAACATGTGA